Genomic segment of Streptomyces sp. NBC_01210:
GGTCGGCTCCCAAATGGCTCCCAAAATGAGCCCGCAAAGCAAATCAGGCCCGGCGCTGATCTCTCAGCACCGGGCCTGACCTGGTGTTTCAGCTGTCGGGGTGGCGGGATTTGAACCCACGACCTCTTCGTCCCGAACGAAGCGCGCTGCCAAGCTGCGCTACACCCCGATGTCGCCGGTGTCCCGGCGACATCGATTACTTTAGCCCACCCGCGCCTGGAGGAGAAATCCGGTTTTCGCGCCCTCGTCGACACCCCTGCCGACGCCCCGCGGACGTCGCCGTCGATGCTCCACCAGCGCCGCTGACCCGCCCCCTCAGTCCCGCGCCGTCAGCGTCAGCAGCGTTGCCTCCGGTGGGCACGCGAACCGCACCGGCGTGTAGCGGTTGGTGCCGCAGCCCGCCGAGACATGCAGGTACGAGACCTTTCCGTCCGCCCGGTGAGTGGAGAGGCCCTTCACCCGGTCCGTGTCGAGGTCGCAGTTGGTGACCAGCGCCCCGTAGAAGGGGATGCACAGCTGCCCGCCGTGCGTGTGGCCCGCCAGGATCAGGGGGTAGCCGTCGGCCGTGAAAGCGTCGAGCGTGCGCAGATACGGGGCGTGGACCACGGCCAGCGACAGATCGGCGCCCGTCTCCGGGCCGCCCGCGACCTCCTCGTAGCGGTCCCGCTTGATGTGCGGGTCGTCGAGGCCGGTGAAAGCCAGCTCGTAGCCGTCCAGCTTCAGCCGGCCGCGGGTGTTGCTCAGGCCCACCCAGCCCGCCGCGTCGAACGCGTCGCGCAGGCCCTCCCACGGATTGTGGACCGCGCCGACGGCCGGTGCGTTGCCGTTCAGGCCGTGGCGGCCCTGGGCCTTCTCCAAGAGGTAGCGGGCGGGGTTACGGAGCTTGGGGCCGTAGTAGTCGTTGGAGCCGAAGACGTAGACGCCCGGGAACTCCATCAGCGGGCCGAGCGCGTCCACGACCTCCGGCACGCCGTCCGGGTCGGAGAGGTTGTCGCCGGTGTTGACGATGAAGTCCGGGCGCAGGCCCGCGAGGGACTGCAGCCAGGCGCGCTTCTTGCGCTGGCCGCTCACCATGTGGATGTCGGAGAGCTGGAGTACCCGCAGCGGCCGCATTCCCCGCGGCAGCACCGGCACCGTCAGCCGTCGGAGCCGGAAGGAGCGGGCCTCGAAGCCGGCGGCGTAGGCGAGGCCGGCCGCGCCGACTGCCGTGATTCCAAGGGGTACTCCGAAGCGTGCGCGCATGCGCCCATCGTCGCAGACCTCTCGAGGGGAAGGGATTGGCGGGCGGCCGCTTCCGTCGCGACTTCCCGTACGGGGAGGGCGAGCAGCAGGCCGAGCGAGATCCAGACGTACGTGTTGCTGCCCAGGAAGCCGTCGACACCCGTTGCGTCCCAGCTCCACAGCCATACGACGCTGCTGCACAGCACGACGTAGATCGCGACGGCCCACGTCAGCAGCCGGCGTCGCCTCGGGTCGCCCGGCTCCGCGCGGAGTCCGGCGTCGATCAGTACGGCGAGGGCCGGAAGCAGCCAGACCAGGTGGTGCACCCAGGTGACCGGGCTGATGAGGCAGGCGATGAGACCGGTCAGCGCGAAGCCCGACTGCTCGTCGCCGGCCGCGGCAGCCTGGCGCGCCCGCCATGCCCAGACGCACAGGAGCACCATCACACCGAGCGCCCACACCGCACGGCTGGGGGCGGCCGGCTCCGAGAGCCGCGCCAGGACTCCCTGCCAGGACTGGTTGGAGACATAGGCCAGCGAACCGACGCGGTCCGTGTCCCACATGGCCTCGGTCCAGTACACCCGCGACGCGCCGGGCGCAGCCCACACGGCGAGCAGTGAGGCGCCGCTCGCGACAGCTGCCGCGGTGCCCGCGGCCCGCCAGCGCCGGGTGACCAGCAGATAGCCGATGAAGACGGCCGGAGTGAGCTTGATCGCGGCGGCGAGGCCGATCCCGACGCCCGCCAGCCTGCCGAGGCCCGTGAACCGCCCGCTTGCGCCGTGGCCAGTGCCGCCTTCGCCGTGGCCCGTGCCGCCTTCGCCGCGGCCCGCGAGTCCGCCAAGGCCCGTGAATCGTTCTCGGGCCACCGACAGCAGCCAGGCATCCGAGAGCACCAGCGCCAGCAGCAGCAGATTGACCTGCCCAAAGCTGAACGTGTCGCGGACCGGTTCCAGCAGCGCGAGCAGACAGCCCGCGACAGCGAACGCGAACCAGCGGCTCCAGCCCTGCCGGCGGACGACGGCCCCGGCCGACCAGTACAGGATGGCGGCCGCCGCGGCGACATTGAGCAGCACACTGATCGCCACCGCGCTCGGCCAGTCGACCAGCGTCATCGGCAGCATGCACACCGCTGCGAACGGCGGATAGGTGAAGCCGTAGTGCGTCCCCGGCACCAGATACTCGTAGATCCGCCCGCCATGTCGCCAGCTGTCGACGGCTCCGTAGTAGACGCCGAGATCGAACCAGTCCCGGTGCAGCGGGACCGTCGCGAGGAAGAGTCCGACGGCGGCCGCCAGCCCCACCACCAGCAGCAGCCGTCCGCGTCTGCTCGTCGGCCACGTCATGCCGTACTCCCCACAGGCCCGGTCCCGGCGGCGGTACGTCCCGTGATTCGGTACGCACACAACATCGTCAGCACCGCCAGCACCCCGCCGCCGGTCGCCAGCGCGAGCTGCGCCCTGTCCGGCGCGAATCCACTGGGCAGTACGGCCAGGGCCAGTACCGCGCTGGCAATGGCGACCGCCCGGCGCATCGGCCGGTCGGGCCCGGCGGCGGCTATCAGGAACAGCCCCCACAACACGTACCAGGGCCGGATCGCGGGTCCGAGTACGGCCACCGCCGTCAGGCTCAGCCCGAGTGCGTAGACCGGGCGCGGCAGATGGCGCCGCCAGGCGATCAGTACGGCGGTGGCGGTGGCGGCGACTCCCAGCAAGTGCCAGGCGGGCACGGCGAATTGAGCCAGTCCGCTGCCGGCGTTCTCCAGCAGGGCGCTGGTCATCCGGCCCAGTGACGAGGTGAGCGACCAGTTCTGCGGCGATACCGGGGTGTCCAGGGCGGCAATCCACCCGTAGCCCGTGCCGGCCAGCGCGGTCGCCGCCGCTGTGGTGGCCGCTGCCACGCCGAGCACCGCAAGCGCTGCCTTCAGCCGCCGCGCCCGGCCGCCGAGATGCCGGCCCCAGAGCAGGACCACGGCCAGCAGCCCCAGCGCGGCGGGCGCCTTCACCAGGGCCGCGAGGGTGACCAGTACGGCGGCGAGTATCGGCCAGCGGCCCAACGCGGCGACCAGACCGGCGCCCAGCAGGCCGAGCATGATCGCGTCGTTGTGGGCTCCGCCGACGAGATGCAGCAGCACCAGCGGGTTGAGCGCCCCGAGCCAGAGCGCGGCGGCCGGCTCCGCCCCGCAGTGCCGGGCCAGCGCGGGCAGGCAGACGACCATCGCGGCGACCCCGAGCAGCGCGACCAGCCGCATGCCGAACACGCCGGTGGACACCTCCGTACGGGAGAAGTCGGCTATCCCCTTGGCGCAGGCGAGAAAGACCGGGCCGTACGGGGTCGGGGTGTGCTGCCACAGCGGTGCCACCTCGTCGGTCAGCGGTCCGCCGAGCCGGGAGGGGCCGTACGCGTACACATCGATCCGGGCGTCGACCATCGCGCCCTGGGCGAGATAGCTGTACACGTCCCGGCTGAACAGCGGTGGCGCCACGATCAGCGGTGCCGCCCACAGCCCGAGCGTGAGCAGCAGCGTGCGGCGGCCCGGTGGTTCAGGACCGCGTATCGAGCGCCCCAGCAGAACCCAGGCCGCGACCAGCAGTACGAGCCCGAAGTACGCAGCGGCCAGGCCGACCGCCGCCCGGCCGGACCCCGGCGCGAGAGCCTCCCGTACGGGCAGCGCTCCGGCGGTCGCGCCACCCGCGGCAAGGGCTGCCGAGCCCACCAGCCCCAGCAGTTGGCAGCGGCGGTTGTCGACGACGGGGACACGGATGGCCAGCACGTGGGCAGACTGTCAACAGGCGATGGCCGGGAAGCGACGTCGGCATCGCCGTCGAGCGGCCGCCATGTGTCGGCCGCATTACGGATGCCGGGTCAGGCGGCCCGCCGCCACGAAATGCGCGGGCGTGCACATCGTCGCACCTGACATACTGGACGGAATGGCCACAGTCAAGCCTTCTTCATAGCCTTTTTGGCCGACGGGGGCTCTGAGCAGCACTCATTGCGCGGCCTGGTTGGCGGTTTCGTGGTCCGCCCCAGGCTCTGGCTCATGACTGAGTGCGTGCAGGTGTACACAGCGACGGAGAGCCGTGAGGCGGCGGTAGCACTGGCCAGGGGTGCGACGGAGGTATGTCTGGCTGCGGGGGCGGTCCAGCAGCGGCCCTTCATGATCTGGAGCTCACTTCGGCGGTACCGGCCTGAGCGGCCGTGAACGCAGCTGAATGAGAAGGAAACTGAGACGGGCTCAGGCTGTACGTGAGCCAGGTCGGCCACTCGTCGTCGACCTCGAGTCGCTGCCTCAAGGCTGGAGTGGCCGACCTTCTGATCTGCAGCTCTACCCGATCGGTCAGCGGCGGTCGTTTCGGTCGCCGCAAGCTCTGTCGGGGCGCTGCCGGACAGGGCCGATTGCCGTGGTTGCGGTACGGCGCTGCTGTACAGTCCGGCCGCTGGTGACCGAACGGGTTACGCCACGACGAGCCCGCCGGGGAGGCTCGGGTGTACGCCCGGGATCACTGCGGCGGAGTGGGCAGCTGATAGAACGTGCACGGCCCGAGCGGCACAGTATTGGCGCATGCGCCCTCCCACACTGTTCCCGTCGAAGTCAGCGCGGTGATGAACACCGGGCCTGCCGCAACATCGAAGACGTTGGATGCCAGTGTGACATCGACAACCTTGGAGGGGCCTCCCACCGCCTGCCAGCCGCCAACAGGAATACCTGGCTTGCTGTTCTCATTGACTGTCAGGACGTAGACCTTGCCGTCACACACCGCCGCGACGTACTTGGCGTGGCTCTGGCTCGCTTCGTTCCCCACGGAGTCGATGTCCACGCAGCCCTTTTTTGGCCGGTCCGGATTTGGCGAGTCCAGCTTCGACTGAGCGTGTACGACCAGGTCGGCAATTCCGTCCTCGGGCTGTGCCTGAGCCGCTGCTGCGCCGCCAGCCCCGATGACCGTCGTGATGGCTGCGGCGGTCAGCGTTGCGGCAAGCCTACGCTTGCGTTCCATTCCATACGCCCTTCCTTTTGTGGAAGCGGATTTCGTGATCCGCTTGGCGAAAGAATGATTACCTGGGACACGCCATCCATCACGGGCGAACACCTAGTTCACCCGAATGTCCGGCGTGTCGGCTTTCCAGGGCCCGTTTTCCAAGGCTCGGAGTGACGCATGTGCCCATTCCAGCACCGCCGCCACTACCGACCGCCCCCGGCCGCAGAGGGTTCCTCTGCTCCGTCCCGCCGGTGATCCAGGCTTCGCGCGACGCTCTGCGGGCCGCTCTCACCCATGCGGTCGCCGGGGATGAGACAGCACGGTTGCTGCACTTCGCTGCTGAACGGCACGACTGGCCGTCTACCACCGCACGAACCTCACGATGCGGCAGCTCGCGCCGCTGTTCGGGGTCTCGCCGGCGACCGTGTGCCGGGTCATCCAGCGGCTGCGGCCCTTGCTCGGCCTCGAGCCGGCTGCCCGTCCCGCCGACACCGCGGACCGGTTGTGGATTGTGGACGGCACCGTGATCCCGGTGCGTGACAGGACGGTCGGCGCCTCGAGCTGCAACTACCGTTTTTCAGCAAACGTGCAGGTCATCATCGATGCCGATACGAGGCTGGTCGTTGCCGTCGGCCGGCCGGCTCCGGGCAACAAGGCCGACGCTCACGTCTGGCGGAACTCCGGCCTGCCCGCCCAGTGCCAGGGCGTCACCGTGCTCGGTGACGGTGCCTACATCAACACCGGCCTTGTGGTGTCGCACCGCAAGCGCCCCGGCCGACCGCTACTGCCGGGCGAGGAGGCGGACAATGCGGAGCATCGAAAAGTCCGCGCCCGCGTGGAACATGCCTTCGCCCGCATGAAGAACTACAAGATCCTCCGTGACTGCCGGCAGCACGGCGACGGTCTCCGCCACGCGGTCCAGGCCGTCGCCCAGATCGCCATCTGGATCGCCGGCTTCTGCAACACGCGGTGTCTCCATAGCATTTGCGGCTTCAAGAGCCCGATCGACTACGAGCACGTGTACCGGACCGGCCTCACCGTGGGCTGGTCGCATAGTGGAAGTCTCCGCGTTCCCGCGGGACTTACAGGTAGTGAAACAGGTAAATGCACGCGTGTGCACACGTCCACGGCAGGAACACACTCTCCGTAGTACGCAACAGGGGACGAGAACGGGTTGCCGACAAGCACCGGGCGGTTGACTCGCAAGCGCAGGTTGGTAGGGGCGTATCTGCCCATGTCAGTGACACCGTGGCGTCATCGAGGAGGGCCGCGGTACCCGCGGGCATTCCACTGATCCGTTCCTTCGGATACCTGTCAGGACCATCGCCGGCACTTCCGTGTCGGCGAACCCGAACAAGCAAGGAGTCGCGCGAGTTGACTGCATACCTGGGTTCGCGTCGTAGGAGAGCTCGTAGCCTGTTGATCCCAATCCTCGGGGCGGCATTTGCGATGCTGGCCTCTGTCGTCGGGATCGCTCCGGCTGAGTCGGCGATAGCCGACACGGGGCTGAGCGTGTCGGCGGAGTCGGTACAGAAGGTGGCGGCGGGGACGAGCGTGTCCGTCGATCACATCTATGTTGCCGGTGACAGCACCAAGACGCTCGACCTGTACGGGGCAAGGACCGACACGGGCAACTACACGGACGTGTACGGGACGGACTCGTCGAATCCCAGCAACCAAAAATTCCACCTGTACACGCTGAGCGACGGATCGTTCCAGATCGTCGCGGACAACGGTAACTGCCTGCAAGCGGCGACCTGGTATGACCACTGGAACCGGATCACCCCCATCACCCAGGAGTCGTGCGACTCGAGCAAAAGGAACCAGCTGTGGGCGGCGACGCTACGTACCGCCGCGGCCAGTGGCCAGACGAGTGGATACCAGATCAAGAACGTGGGGTCGGGCAATTGCATGGACTATCTGACCTCGTGGCCGGTGGTCAACTCGGCCAACTGGTTGGACGACCACCAATGCCATAATGGCGCCAACCAGACCTGGGCCTTCGACAGCAGCCATCAGAGTGTCCTGGACAGTCTCGCGGTGCAGTACCAGATCCTCTCCGTGTGCGGCGGCGCGACCAGCTCGTCGATCTCCAACACCTGCACGTACACGGAGACCAGCAGAGATACTGCCACGGGCGCGGGGGAATGCGTCGGCACCGCCTGGTACAACGAGAGCGACGAGAGGGTGACCGAGAGTTATGCGACGACCAACACCCTCGGCTACTCAAATTTGTACGGCTTCAGCATCAGCGCATCCGAGAAGGCCAAAGTTGCGCCGTTCGGCATCGGCTTCGAGCTGACGCTGACTCAGCAGTTCAACTACAGCCACACTGACATGTCGAGCAGGGGCGAGACATTCACCACGCAGGTCCCGATTCATGCAGGCAATTACGGGTGGGTGGTTATGTCCCAGCCGGTCGTCCGCGTGACCGGCTACTGGACTTTCGGCGCCGGAACCAGCCAGTCCTGGACCTACCCGGTGACGCAGGACATCCCGGCGGCGAGCAATACCGGCGGCATCCATACGATCCTGACCCCGCGTGAGGGCGCCACGCTGCCGACCACCTGCTCCGACGCGGTTCGGCTTTGAGCTCGCTGACTGAGCAATTTGGTGACGCAGGACGGCGCGATCACCGGCACGACGACTATCACCGGGATCTTCGCGGCCGGCGTCATCGGTACCGGCGCGAGGGGCAACAACGGCTATAGAATCCTCACCTGGACCATCTAGCCTCGATCTTGCGTGAGGGCCCATCAGCTTGCTGATGGACCCTCACGCTTCTTGCTTTTAGATCGTGTCCCATGTGGTGAGGCGGATGAGTCGTTTGTAGCAGCACAGGGCAGCGGCGAGGCCGAGAGGGCACGGTAGATACGAGGGTGATGCTCGTAGCGGTGGTTGAGCCGGCGGTAGCCGTTCAGCCAGGACATTGGGGCGGCCGCGCGGTGAGGCGCTCGCCGTGGGGCGAGCCCTGTTCCGCGCGGCCTCCCGCCGAACCGGACATGACGGTTTCCCGGTCATCCGGCTCTCCCCTTCTTCGGGATATGGACGCGCCGGACCGGACGGAAGCGGTAACGCTTAGGCATCCCGCCCCCTCCGCTTCCGGTTGCGCTGCCACGCCGATCGGTTGTTGTCCACGAAGACCATGTGCTGATCCACCGTCACACCGAGACGCTGCGCAATGTCCCGGCAGATACGCTCTTGTCGGTCGACACCGGTTTGATCGTCGTCGTTGACGTGCGAAATCCGGCAGTAGATCGCCGCCGGTTCCCCTGTCCAGTCGGTACGACTTCGCTTGTTCCGCTGTGACCCGGCTATCCGGGCCAGCCTGCGGAGCCGTTCCGAGTCATTGTTGACCTGCGAATCCTCGTTGACCGGGTCCATGAGAAAAGGCTATGAAGAAGTCATGACAACGCTCAAGTCCAAGCTGAAGGAAGACCTCACCGAGGCGATCAGGGCGCGCGACGAACTGCGCTCCTCCACGCTCCGGCTGACCCTCGCCGCGATCACCAAGGAGGAGGTCGCGGGCAAGACTGCGCGCGAGCTCTCCGACGACGAGGTGCAGAAGGTGATCGCCAAGGAGGCGAAGAAGCGCCGTGAGGCCGCCGAGGCCTTTGCCCAGGGCGGACGGACCGAGTCGGCCGAGCGGGAGCAGGCGGAGGGTGTGCTGCTGGACGCGTACCTGCCGAAGCAGCTGAGCGACGACGAGCTGCGCACGATCGTCGCTCAGGCCGTCGAGGAGGCGAAGGCCGCAGGCGCCGAGGGGCCGCGTGCCATGGGCGCCGTCATGAAGATCGTGAACCCGAAGGTGGCGGGTCGCGCCGAGGGTGGTCGGGTGGCCGCGGCGGTGAAGCAGCTCCTCGCGGGCTGAGCCCGCCTACGCACGTACTGATTGCGTATCTGTCGCGTACCTGATCGCGTACGTGATCGCGCAAGTGATCCGAGTACGTGGTCGCGTACCTACGCGAAATAGGGCCCCGGTCGCATGCGACCAGGGCCCCTCTTCATATCCACCGGCTACGGCCGGCCGCCGTTCACGCCGCCGTTCCCCTGGCCGCGATCGTTCCCGCCGATCACACCCGGCGGGAGCGAGATCCCGGGCCACGGCTGCTGTCCGCCGTTGTCCTGGCCACGGTTGTCACCGGGCTTGCCGCCGCCCGGCTTGCCCTTGCCCTTGTCTTCCTTCGGCGGGTCCGGGATCGGCACGGTGACGAACGGCGGAGCGGCCTGCCCGTCCAGCGCCCCGGTCATCGCGTCCCGCCAGATCGGTCCGGGGACCTGACCGCCGAAGACCTTCTGCTGCCACACGCCGCCGATGGTGATGTTCTCCATCTTCACCTGCTGCGTGGGGCTGCCGACCCAGACCGCGCCGGAGAGGTTCGGGGTGTAGCCGACGAACCAGGCGTTCCTCCGCGCGTCCGTGGTTCCGGTCTTGCCCGCGTTGTCGCGGCTCTGCAGACCGGCCTGCTGACCCGTACCGGAGTCGATCACTCCGCGCAGCAGCGTGTTTATCGTGTCGGCCGTCCGCTCGGACATGATCTTGTCGCAGGTGCTCTTCGGTACCTGC
This window contains:
- a CDS encoding GatB/YqeY domain-containing protein; amino-acid sequence: MTTLKSKLKEDLTEAIRARDELRSSTLRLTLAAITKEEVAGKTARELSDDEVQKVIAKEAKKRREAAEAFAQGGRTESAEREQAEGVLLDAYLPKQLSDDELRTIVAQAVEEAKAAGAEGPRAMGAVMKIVNPKVAGRAEGGRVAAAVKQLLAG
- a CDS encoding metallophosphoesterase; amino-acid sequence: MRARFGVPLGITAVGAAGLAYAAGFEARSFRLRRLTVPVLPRGMRPLRVLQLSDIHMVSGQRKKRAWLQSLAGLRPDFIVNTGDNLSDPDGVPEVVDALGPLMEFPGVYVFGSNDYYGPKLRNPARYLLEKAQGRHGLNGNAPAVGAVHNPWEGLRDAFDAAGWVGLSNTRGRLKLDGYELAFTGLDDPHIKRDRYEEVAGGPETGADLSLAVVHAPYLRTLDAFTADGYPLILAGHTHGGQLCIPFYGALVTNCDLDTDRVKGLSTHRADGKVSYLHVSAGCGTNRYTPVRFACPPEATLLTLTARD
- the mptB gene encoding polyprenol phosphomannose-dependent alpha 1,6 mannosyltransferase MptB — protein: MLAIRVPVVDNRRCQLLGLVGSAALAAGGATAGALPVREALAPGSGRAAVGLAAAYFGLVLLVAAWVLLGRSIRGPEPPGRRTLLLTLGLWAAPLIVAPPLFSRDVYSYLAQGAMVDARIDVYAYGPSRLGGPLTDEVAPLWQHTPTPYGPVFLACAKGIADFSRTEVSTGVFGMRLVALLGVAAMVVCLPALARHCGAEPAAALWLGALNPLVLLHLVGGAHNDAIMLGLLGAGLVAALGRWPILAAVLVTLAALVKAPAALGLLAVVLLWGRHLGGRARRLKAALAVLGVAAATTAAATALAGTGYGWIAALDTPVSPQNWSLTSSLGRMTSALLENAGSGLAQFAVPAWHLLGVAATATAVLIAWRRHLPRPVYALGLSLTAVAVLGPAIRPWYVLWGLFLIAAAGPDRPMRRAVAIASAVLALAVLPSGFAPDRAQLALATGGGVLAVLTMLCAYRITGRTAAGTGPVGSTA
- a CDS encoding glycosyltransferase 87 family protein, which produces MTWPTSRRGRLLLVVGLAAAVGLFLATVPLHRDWFDLGVYYGAVDSWRHGGRIYEYLVPGTHYGFTYPPFAAVCMLPMTLVDWPSAVAISVLLNVAAAAAILYWSAGAVVRRQGWSRWFAFAVAGCLLALLEPVRDTFSFGQVNLLLLALVLSDAWLLSVARERFTGLGGLAGRGEGGTGHGEGGTGHGASGRFTGLGRLAGVGIGLAAAIKLTPAVFIGYLLVTRRWRAAGTAAAVASGASLLAVWAAPGASRVYWTEAMWDTDRVGSLAYVSNQSWQGVLARLSEPAAPSRAVWALGVMVLLCVWAWRARQAAAAGDEQSGFALTGLIACLISPVTWVHHLVWLLPALAVLIDAGLRAEPGDPRRRRLLTWAVAIYVVLCSSVVWLWSWDATGVDGFLGSNTYVWISLGLLLALPVREVATEAAARQSLPLERSATMGACAHASEYPLESRQSARPASPTPPASRPAPSGSDG